TCTGGAAAAGTGCGAAGCGGTCTTCCGGAAAGATCATGCGTAAACAACAGCCTAAAGCGCGATGACGATTCGTCCTGTCTCATCGCGCTTTAGCCGTTCGCTGAGCGGCGATCTTGGCCCGGCGCTTGCTTTCTCTGCTTCAGTTCAGTGTGTGCGCAGACTCACGCGAAATTAACGATCGCTTAGTTATGCTGGCGGTCTGAACCGAAAGCTTTCGAAAAGGGCAATGTCGTTCCGGACGGACAGGTTTGGTGGCGCGGAGGTGGTCCCCTTCAGGAGAAGGGCGCCAGACGCCGCCGACCCCAAGCCGCCGCTGCCCGTTCTGATCGTCCTGCATCAGGAATCCTCGACACCCGGCCGGGTCGGCAATGCCTTGCGAGCGCTCGGCCATCGCCTCGACATCCGCCGGCCGCGCTTCGGCGATCCCTTGCCCCGGACGCTCGAGCATCACGCAGGTAGCGTGTTTTTCGGCGGCCCGATGAGCGCCAATGATTGCGACGACTACATCCGCCGCGAGATCGACTGGATCGAAATTCCGCTCCGCGAGCAGCGCCCGTTTCTCGGCATCTGCTTAGGTGCGCAGATGCTCGCGATGCAGCTCGGCGCCCGCGTCGCGCCGCACCCCGATGCGCTCACGCAGATCGGTTACTATCCGATCCGGCCGACAGCGGCGGGCCACGCGTTGTGCCCGGACTGGCCGGGCAAGGTCTATCACTGGCACCGCGAGGGGTTTGAGCTGCCCAGTGGCGCGGAGCTGCTCGCAGAGGGTGACGATTTTCCGGTGCAGGCGTTCTGTGCCGGCAATGCCTTCGGCTTCCAGTTTCATCCTGACGTGACCTACGCGATGATGCATCGCTGGACCACGCGTGGCTATGACGGCCTGAGCGCGCCCGGTGCGTGCGCCCGCCACCATCATTTCGCGGACCGCGCGGTCTACGACGTTGCCGAGCGCGCCTGGCTGAAGAATTTCGTCGACGGCTGGCTGGCGCGCAGGCCGGTCATGGCGCAGGCCGCCGAATAAGATTCAGCCTTGGCGCTTCCAACTATTTTTGACTTGAGAAAACAGTCCGTCTTCGCCCTTTGGGCTGCGCCGGACACCACGCTTCGCCCTTCAGGCTCCTTGCGTGGCTGCGCCACGCGTAGCCCGAAGGGCGAAGCGTGGTGGAGCCAGGCGGGATCGAACCGCCGACCTCGTCATTGCGAACGACGCGCTCTCCCAGCTGAGCTATGGCCCCGTCGCGGGCCGCTCTGGTAAATGCGGCCGACAACCGGGCGCCATTTAAGTCCCCGCCAAGGTCAAGTCAAGGACGGGCGTAGCCCGGTTTTCGCCCTGTGGGTGCTGGGACTTCCCTTGTTTGGGCCGGAGGGAACCGATATCTAGCAAAAGGCGTCCATCCCCACCGGAACCAGAGTTTTCACAGCCATGCGTGCCGTTCTCGACATCGTCATCATCGTGCTCGACCTCTACGTCTGGCTGCTGATCGCCTCCGCGATCCTGTCCTGGCTGATCGCCTTCAACGTGGTGAACACCCGCAACCAGTTCGTTTCGGCGGTGGCGGAGTTCCTGTTCCGCATCACCGAGCCGGTGCTGGCGCCGATTCGCAATTTCCTGCCCAATCTCGGCGGCATCGACATCTCGCCGATCATCCTGATCCTGATCATCATGTTCCTCGAGCGGGTGATCATGTACTACATCTACCCGAACGTGATTTAGGCGAAGCAGGCGGGCCTTGGCTTCGACAAAGCCCTCTACAGAACCTTGGCGCTATTCCACCTCGGGCATCAGTATCCCGCTGCGGGTGACGCCGCGCGGCGGCCGCGACGCCATCGATGGTGTCGAGACGCTCTCCGACGGCCGCACCGTGCTCAAGGTGCGGGTGCGCGCGATTGCCGATGGCGGCGAGGCCAACCGCGCGGTCTTGCAACTGATTGCGAAATCGCTCGGCGTGCCGAAGGCGAACGTGCGGCTGCTCTCGGGCGCCACCTCGCGGCTGAAGCAGATTGCGGTCGATGGCGACCCGGTACGCCTTGGTGAGGCGCTGCGCCGGCTCGCCGCGGCCAAATCGACGGACAAGGATTAGGACATGACGGCCAGGATCATCGACGGAAAAGTCATTGCCGCGGAGCTGCGCGCCCGTGTCGCGGACGAGGTCGCCCGCGTCAAGCGCGAGCACAATCTGGTGCCGGGCTTAGCGGTCGTGCTGGTCGGCAGCGATCCCGCCAGCGAAGTCTATGTCCGCTCCAAGCACACCCAGACGCAAGCCGCCGGCATGGCCTCGTTCGAGCACAAGCTGCCGGCCGACGTCTCGCAGGGCGATCTGCTGGCGCTGGTCGCCAAGCTCAATCGCGATCCCGCCGTGCACGGCATCCTGGTGCAGCTGCCGCTGCCGAAGGGCCTCAACACCGAGGCCGTGATCAACGCCATCGATCCCGCCAAGGACGTCGACGGGCTGCATCCGAACAATGCCGGCCGGCTCGCCGGCGGCTTCCAGGCGCTGTCGCCCTGCACGCCACTCGGTTGCATCATTTTGACCAAGAGCGTGCACGCCTCGCTCGAAGGCATGAACGCCATCGTGATCGGCCGTTCCAACCTGGTCGGCCGCCCGCTGGTGCAGCTGCTGCTGAACGAGAACGCCACGGTGACGATCGCGCATTCGCGCTCGCGCGATCTGCCTGGCCTCGTCAAACGCGCCGACCTCGTCTATGCCGCGGTCGGCAAGGCGGAAATGGTGCGCGGCGACTGGCTGAAGCCGGGCGCGACCGTGATCGACGTCGGCATCAATCGTATCCCGAAAGAAGACGGCAAGACGCGCCTCGTCGGCGACGTCGCCTATCAGGAAGCGCTTGGCGTCGCCGGCGCAATCACGCCGGTTCCCGGCGGTGTGGGCCAGATGACGGTGGCGTGCCTGCTGGTCAACACGCTGCGCGCGGCGTGTGCAATCGCCGGCCTGCCGAAGCCGGCGGTGTAACCATCCTCTCCTGTCCCGGACGCGTTGCGGCATGCAATGACGCGACGCAGAGCCGGGACCGATGTCTCCGGATGGACCCCGGATCAGCAGCGCATCACGCCGCAAGAGGCGGCGCGCTGCGCAGCATCCGGGGAACGCCGGAGGGATTGGGTAGAAAGATCAACCCGCCGTATTCTCGATCAGTCGCCGATAGAAGCGGATCATGTCGGCGTAGCCTTCGATGCTGAGGCGCTCGTTCGTGCCGTGAAACCGTTTCAGGTCCTCACTGTTGGCGCGCACCGGCGAGAAGCGGAAGATGTTGTCGGCGATGCCTGCGTAGTGGCGTGAATCGGTCGCCGCCACCATCAGGCCGGGCGCGACCACGACATCGGGGAAGATCTCGCAGATCGTGCGGTTCTGAACCCGCTCATCTCCGGCGCCAGCGTGTCGAACATCTCGGCGACCGCGCCGCGGATGTGCATCGGCAGCCGGTGATCCTCCAGCCGCGCCAGCGCCACGCTCATCATGCCGATCGCGGTCTCGCGGGGCGGCATCGAGGAATGGCTAGGCGTGGCGTGCGCCGTCAGCACCAGCGTCGCATAGCCTTCTTCTGAGAAACCGGCGCATCGAGGAGCCCCAAACCGATGCCCGTGCCCCGCACGCTGAATGCTACTTCGCTTTCTTCGCGCGCTCGATGCCTTCGAGGATCAGCTTGTGCGCGTCCTCCGGGCCGCCCCAGCGCAGCACTTTCACCCATTTGCCCGGCTCGAGATCCTTATAGTGCTCGAAGAAGTGCTGGATCTGCTGCAGCGTGATGTCGGGCAGGTCGCTATAGGCTTTGACCTTGTCGTAGCGCTGCGTGAGCTTTGACGACGGCACCGCCAGAATCTTTTCGTCGCCGCCGGCCTCGTCCTCCATGAACAGCACGCCGACCGGGCGCACGCTCATGACGGCGCCGGGGATGATGGCGCGGGTGTTGACGATCAAGACGTCGCAGGGGTCGCCGTCATCCGACAGCGTGTGCGGGATGAAGCCGTAATTCCCGGGGTAGCGCATCGGCGTATAGAGGAAGCGGTCGACCACCAGCGTGCCGGCTTCCTTGTCCATCTCATACTTGATCGGCTCGCCGCCAACCGGCACTTCGATGATGACGTTGACTTCGTTTGGCGCTTTGGTCCCGATCGAGACCGCATCGATACGCATAAAAGACTCCGTGTTTGCCGAAAGGGGATCTCGCCCGGCAGCGATTTCGCGCTGTCATACGCGGGCTTGATCCGCCGATCCATCGACTTTTCGCGCAATTATGAACCCCGGTTCTACCGGCGCAAATGGTATCAGCGGAAGGAAGAACGGCCGACCAAACGACGGCAGATCAATTGGTCCAGGCGAAAGCGACCTTGTCGAGCGATTTAGGTCCGAATCGCTCCGAGGAGCGCGCCACCATGCGGCCTCCCAGCGCCCGGTAAAACTCCGTCGCCGGATCGTTGTCGGACAGTGCCCAGACCACCATGCTCTTCAAATTGCTCTGCATCAGGTCGCGGCGGGCTGCGGCGAACAGGCGCCGGCCGAAGCCCAGCCCCTGGAATTCCGGACGCAGATAAAGCTCGTAGATTTCGCCGTCGAAATGCAGGCTGCGGGCGCGGTTACGGCCGTAATTCGCATAGCCGGCGATCTTGTCGCCGAACACCAGCACGCTGACGCGGCTGCCCTTGCGGATCGCGCTGTCCCACCATTGCGGGCCGCGGCGATTGATCAGCTTTTCCAGCTCGGCGCCGGGGATGATGCCCTGATAGGCTGAGCGCCAGGCTTCGTCATGGGTAGACGCCACCGCGGCTGCGTCAGCAGCTTTGGCCGGCCGGACCTCGATCAGGGTTGTGCTCATGGGCGCGATCAAACCAAGTCGCCGGGCCGGCGGCAAGAGCCATCGTTAATTATCGGTTAACCTGTGGACTTTCTGCATCAGTTTCCGAGCCGTGATGTACCGAAAGAGGACAGGAGTGCCGCCTTGAACGGCATTGGCCTGCCGCGTGCCGGTGCAAAACTGCTTTGTGACAAAGGTCTGCATGGTGGCAACGCGAGAAAAGTCCGCCCATGATGATTCGTTCCAGTTAGTCTGGCCTTTGTCGTTCGAATCCTGCTGCCGGCAGTTATGCGGTTCTCTGCGCTCATCGTTGCCCTTTTCGTCCTCGCCACGCCCGCACGCGCACAGAGCGCGTTGGGGGCGTCGGGCGCCGAAGGCGAACCGTTTCGCCGGCAAGACTGGCGCGTGCCCACGTCGGACGCCGGCATCGCGGCGCGCGCATTGCTCTTCCGCCCGCCGGGCGAAGGTCCGTTCCGCCTCGCGCTAATCGCGCATGCCTCAACGCAAAATGTGTTGCGTCGTGCGCAAATGCCGCAACCGGAGTATCGTGCGCTGGTCGCGTTGCTGGTCGCGCGCGGCTTCGCGGTACTGGTGCCGGAACGGCTCGGCCATGGCGCAACCGGCGGCCGCTATGTCGAGGACCAGGGCGGCTGCGACGAGGCGGACTATGCGCGCTCGGGCCGCGCCACCGCCGAGGAAATCTCGCGCGCACTGGAATTCCAGCGGACGCAGGATTTTGTTCGCAAGGATGGCGCCGTCGTGGTCGGTCATTCGGCGGGCGGCTGGGGCGCGCTGGCGCTTGCCCATGCCGACCCCAAGACGGTTGCCGCCATCATCGCCTTCGCACCCGGGCGCGGCGGCCACGCCAACGACTTCCCGAACCAGATCTGCGCGCCGCATACGCTTCTGGCGGCAGCAGGCGAATTCGGCAAGACGGCGCGGGTGCCGGTCACCTGGCTGGTCGCGGCCAACGACACCTATTTCGCGCCGGCATTTTCCCGACAATTGGCCGATGCGTTTCGTAGCAGTGGTGGCAAGGTCGATTTCCGCGCGCTGCCCGCCGTGGGCAGCGAGGGCCACTGGATGATCGAGACCGAAGCCGGCGTCAAAGCCGCCGGCGCCGAGCTCGAGCGCGCGCTGAAATCGCCAAAGCCGGTCGCAGCCAAAAAGCCATGACGCTGTATTTCCTGGTCAAATTTCTGCATGTGCTCGGCGCCATCGTCATTCTCGGCACCGGCAGCGGGATCGCGTTCTTCATGCTGATGGCGCATCGCAGCCACGATGCCGAGTTCATCGCGCGCACGGCCTCGGTCGTGGTGATTGCCGACGCCCTGTTCACGCTCTCGGCCGTCATTCTCCAGCCGGTCACGGGCGGACTATTGATGATGCTCTCGGCGACGTCGATCACGGAGCGCTGGCTGCTCGTCTCCCTCGCGCTCTATGCCGTCGCCGGGCTGTTCTGGGTGCCTGTCGTGTTCATGCAGATCGAGATGCGCGATCTCGCGCGCAAGGCTGCCGAGCAGCGCGTGGCCCTGCCGCCGCGCTATTTTACGCTGTACCGCCGCTGGTTCGCCTTCGGCTTCCCTGGTTTCGGTGCGACGATGCTGATCCTCTGGCTGATGATCGCAAAGCCGTTTTGAGTGACGCGATGAGGGAAGTGGTGCGCAATATTCTCCTGCTGGGAGCCTCCGGCCTGATCGGCCGGTTCGTGACCGACGATCTCCGCGCCCGCGGCTTTCGCGTCATCGGCGTGGCGCGACAGCTGTCGCCGGCGCAGAAGATGAGCGCGCTCGACATCGAGCTGCCGATCCTCATCCTCGATGCGGCGGCGCTGACGCGCCTTCTGAACGAGCATGCGGTCGATGTGGTCGTGAATTGCCTGGGCGTGCTCCAGGACAGCCCCGGCAGCGACACCAATGCCGTGCATCGCGACTTCGTCGCGCGCCTGTTGCAGGCGATTGGCGCCAGCGGCCGCGCGATCAGGCTGGTGCACATCTCGATCCCCGGCGCGGCGAACGAGGATCGTACCGCCTTTGCCACGACCAAGCGCGAGGCCGAACGCCTGATCGGGTC
This region of Bradyrhizobium sp. CCGUVB1N3 genomic DNA includes:
- a CDS encoding glutamine amidotransferase; translated protein: MSFRTDRFGGAEVVPFRRRAPDAADPKPPLPVLIVLHQESSTPGRVGNALRALGHRLDIRRPRFGDPLPRTLEHHAGSVFFGGPMSANDCDDYIRREIDWIEIPLREQRPFLGICLGAQMLAMQLGARVAPHPDALTQIGYYPIRPTAAGHALCPDWPGKVYHWHREGFELPSGAELLAEGDDFPVQAFCAGNAFGFQFHPDVTYAMMHRWTTRGYDGLSAPGACARHHHFADRAVYDVAERAWLKNFVDGWLARRPVMAQAAE
- a CDS encoding YggT family protein, which encodes MRAVLDIVIIVLDLYVWLLIASAILSWLIAFNVVNTRNQFVSAVAEFLFRITEPVLAPIRNFLPNLGGIDISPIILILIIMFLERVIMYYIYPNVI
- a CDS encoding DUF167 domain-containing protein, producing the protein MASTKPSTEPWRYSTSGISIPLRVTPRGGRDAIDGVETLSDGRTVLKVRVRAIADGGEANRAVLQLIAKSLGVPKANVRLLSGATSRLKQIAVDGDPVRLGEALRRLAAAKSTDKD
- a CDS encoding bifunctional methylenetetrahydrofolate dehydrogenase/methenyltetrahydrofolate cyclohydrolase produces the protein MTARIIDGKVIAAELRARVADEVARVKREHNLVPGLAVVLVGSDPASEVYVRSKHTQTQAAGMASFEHKLPADVSQGDLLALVAKLNRDPAVHGILVQLPLPKGLNTEAVINAIDPAKDVDGLHPNNAGRLAGGFQALSPCTPLGCIILTKSVHASLEGMNAIVIGRSNLVGRPLVQLLLNENATVTIAHSRSRDLPGLVKRADLVYAAVGKAEMVRGDWLKPGATVIDVGINRIPKEDGKTRLVGDVAYQEALGVAGAITPVPGGVGQMTVACLLVNTLRAACAIAGLPKPAV
- the ppa gene encoding inorganic diphosphatase; this translates as MRIDAVSIGTKAPNEVNVIIEVPVGGEPIKYEMDKEAGTLVVDRFLYTPMRYPGNYGFIPHTLSDDGDPCDVLIVNTRAIIPGAVMSVRPVGVLFMEDEAGGDEKILAVPSSKLTQRYDKVKAYSDLPDITLQQIQHFFEHYKDLEPGKWVKVLRWGGPEDAHKLILEGIERAKKAK
- a CDS encoding GNAT family N-acetyltransferase, whose translation is MSTTLIEVRPAKAADAAAVASTHDEAWRSAYQGIIPGAELEKLINRRGPQWWDSAIRKGSRVSVLVFGDKIAGYANYGRNRARSLHFDGEIYELYLRPEFQGLGFGRRLFAAARRDLMQSNLKSMVVWALSDNDPATEFYRALGGRMVARSSERFGPKSLDKVAFAWTN
- a CDS encoding S9 family peptidase; the encoded protein is MRFSALIVALFVLATPARAQSALGASGAEGEPFRRQDWRVPTSDAGIAARALLFRPPGEGPFRLALIAHASTQNVLRRAQMPQPEYRALVALLVARGFAVLVPERLGHGATGGRYVEDQGGCDEADYARSGRATAEEISRALEFQRTQDFVRKDGAVVVGHSAGGWGALALAHADPKTVAAIIAFAPGRGGHANDFPNQICAPHTLLAAAGEFGKTARVPVTWLVAANDTYFAPAFSRQLADAFRSSGGKVDFRALPAVGSEGHWMIETEAGVKAAGAELERALKSPKPVAAKKP
- a CDS encoding DUF2269 domain-containing protein — its product is MTLYFLVKFLHVLGAIVILGTGSGIAFFMLMAHRSHDAEFIARTASVVVIADALFTLSAVILQPVTGGLLMMLSATSITERWLLVSLALYAVAGLFWVPVVFMQIEMRDLARKAAEQRVALPPRYFTLYRRWFAFGFPGFGATMLILWLMIAKPF